One segment of Syngnathus scovelli strain Florida chromosome 6, RoL_Ssco_1.2, whole genome shotgun sequence DNA contains the following:
- the si:ch211-1e14.1 gene encoding UPF0606 protein KIAA1549 isoform X2: MAGLVSVVGLVVMVKTSMDTHAPGTVILGMTLLINMIAADSPVADESLSVSTHHGNGFLGDVSSPTRPSLSPSPPFLTPVIGKENSPGTQQLVSQPQHESFTLSDFNAKELQPLYTPSLHPSQLVLGSFSQLEESKVSRDWKVAWINSAKQTLLQTPSVSLMQTQLISSRPPAFEKSTVTQRSFRKEEISDPKKPHTATTSLPGEQSGTLDFRNTSSDEYYILDHVLRHPTKGPTIKHENYPRTSGSPIPENKPENIRPKPYEISSPSDHLLFMDSQLISPSSEPTEEVPPDDFYPTNSMDFDWGSGDYLETIAFNPEEADYSLATKVLDTYDQEDNREHYNTAFPSRVGTSLSSLHHLHILPSSSPMTMYSTHLLRTSMDASYPSPFHFTVAHTQEVTATISSETLEASDGIDWPDTYSIQPTDVLLPDMNSLEYYTTQLTKEKSASKSKAEQRGNITVLPISPSDITPSSSITTDVKLIEDDSYSGLSEFEPHGETTVTRTEIFNSSKLDGPSSLWATHMSTADWSAGTHTVGLHSSVVILPSSTELLPDDVMSSFSLTDVQWFVTEVFPLSTTLHPTSVFTATIAFSSGPAEHPLTEKAFNITSVSSNESLTSPVMLGDQGVTKDEFDNPATMTLIPTNSEASTFSPIAASPNANTSSHQTDNVTPVMGNEWQITTQTSRQYLCNIEKPEYLITIGLPSGTKVEEAKFQVEEILKREFNKSFELQVIEPPPKFVFRVMSDPVVYTAISVINALQRSGRHFLYVSPHWMTQDNKYQVHTVLQFVPGHIDVRLCDFSERIEQGLTMAFAEVCQRSKASTNFTVHIMNITMAVPKNLELGRYPVDITFTVQSPQGYLMGSEVSIALMKLTKVEFSYYMSFPVLQIAEPFHYPKLNMSQSLRSSWVRTVLLGVPDSEVGQRTFQANIERRVAMLLGEAMGLVRRVKRATDVGNSSVQVVSMNRPVGADHPLEVVYFVERPDGQRVPAVEMANILNSLDVQKAAIILGYRVEGILAQPVEKMPSSPSDTENPNMWIIIGVVIPLLLVMIIIAILYWKLCRIDKLEFQPDAMASIQQRQKALPQHERAIDFSKDEEEWTYEEEEAEYEDEENEEEEITVKNRKGTLTLKSKDITSSEEEEEEEEEDEEDDEGVYDEEEEDEETKKSETKPFKAEATNGVKYKAVQKRSEKIQNEERMTVASKERRGKQELQAPSVKGFDFAKLHLGQHNKDDVMVVQESVPAGPLPISDKEGPSPSQNGDVPTPISKNSASSTRASRSFRRRERISPSDGDSVVSDRSSGRESTEENLRAQATPSDSKQTRPPPTNGLNEQTSSASIFEHVDRMSRATDVSRRLPNKVQLIAMQPMTLPPLNSHTATGKLPETNKINKEIQVAMRQKSEIEHHRNKIRLRAKRKGHYDFPAMDDVDLADTKDQDHIYHKTQMQMDKILDQNAQISSIFNEPQKGARGRRSPKQRMKEQSNGRLTDADKDHLITEDTEAVYRKYPGVNNVAYVSDPDQAPGLTHRSPSPTDEVFVDPTSSPPGHAPPPPPYMPPQPSIEEARQQMHSLLDDAFALVSPTSQGSSAGVTLPGVNVNTSDSSPPGRGVRPWGTSHQPLGPSYTGKFSDLSVSPPLVQGLIPRQDRGLSYLSPVEAAGPGEHLQLDSLYSSRGLYADELPTSARPRPVGGTTGAQLHHLTQVGLSSRINGYPVGFRGYPGWTDRQNGGISWNNYHEDSYCRVLPDNSAMARSALREPSATPAHLDVGAGYLSAPLSLDATPPTQSSASLIKAIREELLRLSQKQGYHS, translated from the exons ATGAGTCTCTATCAGTTTCTACACACCACGGCAACGGATTTCTTGGAGATGTTTCGAGTCCAACAAGGCCATCGCTATCACCCTCGCCACCCTTTCTTACTCCAGTCATAGGGAAGGAAAACTCTCCTGGCACTCAACAACTAGTTTCTCAACCCCAACATGAATCCTTCACTCTAAGTGATTTCAATGCAAAAGAATTACAGCCTCTTTATACTCCATCATTGCATCCATCTCAACTTGTTTTGGGATCCTTTTCACAATTAGAGGAATCTAAAGTTTCAAGAGACTGGAAGGTGGCCTGGATAAATTCTGCCAAACAAACTCTTTTGCAAACTCCTTCAGTATCTCTGATGCAAACTCAGTTAATTTCTTCAAGGCCTCCCGCTTTTGAAAAGTCAACAGTAACACAGCGTAGTTTTAGAAAAGAAGAAATCAGTGATCCAAAAAAACCACATACAGCAACGACCTCACTACCTGGTGAACAAAGTGGCACACTAGATTTTAGGAACACTTCATCAGATGAATATTATATTCTAGATCATGTCTTAAGACACCCTACAAAGGGTCCAACAATAAAGCATGAAAACTATCCACGTACAAGTGGTTCCCCAATCCCAGAGAATAAACCAGAGAACATTCGTCCCAAACCATATGAGATTTCATCCCCAAGTGACCATCTGCTTTTCATGGACTCTCAACTTATTTCCCCATCATCTGAGCCAACAGAAGAAGTTCCACCAGATGACTTCTACCCCACCAATAGCATGGACTTCGACTGGGGGAGTGGAGATTATTTGGAGACGATAGCATTCAATCCTGAAGAAGCGGACTACTCTCTGGCCACCAAGGTTCTCGATACGTACGATCAAGAGGACAATAGAGAACATTACAACACAGCCTTTCCGTCCAGGGTGGGCACATCCCTTTCGTCCTTGCATCATCTTCATATCTTGCCGTCTTCAAGCCCAATGACAATGTATTCAACCCACTTACTTCGAACATCAATGGATGCCTCTTATCCTTCTCCATTTCACTTCACTGTAGCTCACACACAAGAGGTTACTGCCACAATTAGCAGTGAGACATTAGAAGCATCAGATGGCATAGATTGGCCAGATACTTACAGTATTCAACCGACCGATGTGCTATTACCTGACATGAACAGCTTAGAGTATTACACCACACAGCTGACTAAGGAGAAGTCTGCTTCCAAGAGTAAAGCTGAACAAAGAGGGAACATCACTGTGCTGCCCATCAGTCCTTCAGACATCACGCCCAGCAGCAGCATTACCACTGATGTAAAATTAATTGAGGATGACTCCTATAGTGGTTTGTCAGAATTTGAACCTCATGGTGAGACAACTGTCACAAGAACAGAGATTTTCAATAGCTCAAAGCTTGATGGCCCCTCCTCCCTCTGGGCAACGCACATGTCAACTGCAGATTGGTCTGCAGGTACTCATACAGTTGGCCTGCACAGCTCTGTTGTTATACTACCCAGTTCTACAGAATTGTTGCCAGATGATGTAATGTCCTCCTTTTCTCTCACTGATGTCCAGTGGTTCGTCACAGAGGTCTTCCCACTAAGTACTACCCTACACCCTACTTCAGTCTTCACTGCAACAATAGCGTTTTCCTCTGGACCTGCTGAGCATCCTTTAACTGAAAAAGCATTCAACATCACCTCAGTTTCATCCAATGAGTCCTTAACCTCTCCTGTGATGTTGGGTGATCAGGGAGTGACTAAAGATGAATTTGACAATCCAGCCACGATGACCTTGATCCCAACCAACAGTGAAGCTAGTACCTTCTCACCCATAGCCGCATCTCCAAATGCCAACACAAGTTCTCATCAAACTGACAACGTTACCCCTGTCATGGGTAATGAGTGGCAGATTACAACTCAGACATCCAGACAGTACCTCTGCAATATTGAGAAGCCCGAGTATTTAATCACAATAG GTTTGCCATCTGGGACCAAAgttgaagaggccaaatttcaaGTCGAAGAGATTCTGAAGCGGGAATTCAACAAATCGTTTGAGTTACAG GTTATAGAGCCACCACCAAAGTTTGTATTTCGGGTCATGTCCGATCCAGTTGTGTACACAGCCATATCTGTCATCAACGCCTTACAAAGGTCAGGACGCCACTTCCTGTATGTGTCGCCTCACTGGATGACACAAGACAATAAATATCAAGTACACACAG TGCTTCAGTTTGTTCCAGGTCACATTGATGTACGACTTTGCGACTTCAGTGAGCGCATTGAGCAAGGTTTGACCATGGCCTTTGCAGAAGTGTGTCAGCGCTCCAAGGCGTCAACCAATTTCACAGTGCAT ATAATGAATATTACCATGGCTGTTCCTAAAAATCTGGAACTGGGGAGGTACCCAGTAGACATCACCTTCACTGTGCAGAGCCCCCAGGGTTATCTAATGGGATCAGAGGTCAGCATTGCTCTAATGAAGCTCACCAAGGTGGAATTCAGCTATTACATGAGCTTCCCTGTCTTGCAGATCGCAGAGC CCTTTCATTATCCAAAGTTAAACATGAGCCAGTCCCTTCGCTCCTCCTGGGTGAGAACAG TTCTCTTGGGAGTGCCGGACAGTGAAGTGGGCCAGAGGACCTTTCAAGCCAACATCGAGCGTAGGGTGGCCATGCTACTTGGGGAAGCCATGGGACTAGTCAGACGTGTCAAGAGAGCCACCGACGTTGGCAATAGCAGCGTTCAG GTTGTGAGCATGAACCGGCCTGTAGGTGCGGACCATCCCTTGGAAGTTGTGTATTTTGTGGAGCGCCCCGATGGCCAGAGGGTTCCTGCTGTTGAAATGGCCAACATTCTCAACAGCTTGGATGTCCAAAAAGCGGCCATCATCTTGGGGTATCGTGTTGAGGGCATTTTGGCACAAC CTGTGGAGAAGATGCCGTCGTCACCTTCTGACACTGAGAACCCCAACATGTGGATTATCATCGGAGTGGTGATTCCTCTCTTGctggtcatgatcatcattgccaTCCTCTACTGGAAATTGTGTCGGATAGACAAGCTGGAGTTCCAACCAGATGCCATGGCATCCATCCAGCAGAGACAGAAG GCACTACCTCAACATGAGAGGGCTATTGATTTTAGTAAAGACGAAGAGGAGTGGACATATGAGGAGGAAGAAGCGGAGTATGAAGATGAAGAGAATGAGGAGGAGGAAATCACTGTTAAAAACAGAAAG GGAACACTCACTCTAAAGAGCAAAGACATTACAagcagtgaggaggaggaggaagaagaggaggaggatgaggaagacGATGAAGGAGTttatgatgaggaggaggaagacgaagaaacgaAGAAGTCTGAAACAAAACCATTCAAAGCAGAAGCAACGAATGGAGTAAAATACAAGGCAGTACAAAAGAGAAGTGAGAAGATACAGAACGAAGAGAGAATGACAGTCGCCTCCAAAGAGAGGCGGGGCAAGCAGGAG TTACAGGCCCCCAGTGTGAAAGGCTTTGACTTTGCTAAGCTGCATCTTGGCCAGCACAACAAAGATGATGTTATGGTGGTCCAGGAATCTGTCCCAGCAGGGCCTCTGCCCATTTCAGATAAGGAAGGCCCTAGTCCTTCCCAGAATGGGGATGTCCCTACCCCCATATCCAAAAACTCTGCTTCCTCAACCAGAGCGTCCCGCAGCTTTCGAAGACGAGAGAG GATCTCACCATCAGACGGTGATTCCGTGGTGAGTGACCGCTCCAGTGGGCGCGAGTCAACTGAGGAGAACCTGAGAGCCCAGGCCACACCCAGTGACAGCAAGCAGACAC GTCCTCCTCCTACAAATGGCCTCAATGAACAGACGTCATCTGCCTCCATATTTGAACATGTTGACCGAATGTCGCGGGCCACAGACGTAAGCCGAAGACTACCCAACAAAGTGCAGCTTATTGCTATGCAACCTATGACGCTCCCACCCCTCAACAGCCACACTGCCACTGGCAAATTGCCTGAGACCAACAAAATCAACAAGGAG ATCCAAGTAGCAATGAGGCAGAAATCAGAGATTGAGCATCATCGAAACAAGATCCGCCTGCGTGCCAAGAGGAAGGGTCACTATGATTTTCCTGCAATGGATGACGTAGACCTTGCGGACACCAAAGACCAGGATCACATTTACCATAAAACACAGATGCAGATGGATAAGATCCTGGATCAAAATGCACAGATTTCCTCCATCTTCAATGAACCGCAAAAAGG TGCTCGAGGGAGGCGTTCTCCAAAACAGAGGATGAAGGAGCAGTCAAATGGAAGATTGACAGATGCAGACAAAGATCACCTCATCACTGAAGACACTGAAGCTGTTTATAGGAAATATCCTGGGGTGAACAACGTGGCTTATGTA TCGGACCCTGACCAAGCCCCGGGGTTGACCCACAGAAGCCCATCCCCCACAGATGAAGTCTTTGTAGATCCCACTTCCTCACCTCCTGGACATGCACCTCCACCACCACCCTACATGCCTCCCCAGCCCTCCATTGAAGAGGCGCGTCAGCAGATGcattcgctgctggatgacgccTTTGCCCTGGTGTCACCCACTTCCCAGGGCAGTTCGGCAGGGGTGACTCTTCCAGGGGTCAATGTCAATACTTCTGATTCCAGCCCTCCAGGCCGTGGCGTCCGACCTTGGGGCACCTCCCATCAACCCCTTGGCCCTTCTTACACTGGT AAATTCAGCGACCTGAGTGTGTCTCCTCCTCTGGTTCAAGGCTTAATACCAAG GCAGGACCGTGGTCTGAGTTACCTATCCCCAGTAGAGGCAGCAGGGCCCGGGGAGCATCTCCAGCTCGACAGCCTTTACTCCAGCAGAGGCCTCTATGCCGACGAGCTGCCTACATCGGCTCGGCCGCGGCCAGTAGGAGGCACTACAG gcgcccagcttcatcatcttacacaggttggtctgTCCAGCCGTATAAATGGCTATCCCGTCGGGTTCAGGGGTTATCCAGGATGGACAGATAGACAGAATGGAGGCATCAGCTGGAACAACTACCATGAGGACAGTTACTGCAGAGTACTACCAGATAACAGTGCA ATGGCCAGAAGTGCCCTCAGAGAGCCGTCAGCTACCCCCGCTCACCTCGACGTTGGGGCAGGCTACCTTTCTGCCCCTCTCTCACTGGATGCGACCCCTCCCACGCAGTCTTCCGCCTCCTTAATCAAGGCCATCCGTGAGGAACTTTTACGCCTGTCGCagaaacagggttaccacagctgA
- the si:ch211-1e14.1 gene encoding UPF0606 protein KIAA1549 isoform X1 — protein sequence MAGLVSVVGLVVMVKTSMDTHAPGTVILGMTLLINMIAADSPVADESLSVSTHHGNGFLGDVSSPTRPSLSPSPPFLTPVIGKENSPGTQQLVSQPQHESFTLSDFNAKELQPLYTPSLHPSQLVLGSFSQLEESKVSRDWKVAWINSAKQTLLQTPSVSLMQTQLISSRPPAFEKSTVTQRSFRKEEISDPKKPHTATTSLPGEQSGTLDFRNTSSDEYYILDHVLRHPTKGPTIKHENYPRTSGSPIPENKPENIRPKPYEISSPSDHLLFMDSQLISPSSEPTEEVPPDDFYPTNSMDFDWGSGDYLETIAFNPEEADYSLATKVLDTYDQEDNREHYNTAFPSRVGTSLSSLHHLHILPSSSPMTMYSTHLLRTSMDASYPSPFHFTVAHTQEVTATISSETLEASDGIDWPDTYSIQPTDVLLPDMNSLEYYTTQLTKEKSASKSKAEQRGNITVLPISPSDITPSSSITTDVKLIEDDSYSGLSEFEPHGETTVTRTEIFNSSKLDGPSSLWATHMSTADWSAGTHTVGLHSSVVILPSSTELLPDDVMSSFSLTDVQWFVTEVFPLSTTLHPTSVFTATIAFSSGPAEHPLTEKAFNITSVSSNESLTSPVMLGDQGVTKDEFDNPATMTLIPTNSEASTFSPIAASPNANTSSHQTDNVTPVMGNEWQITTQTSRQYLCNIEKPEYLITIGLPSGTKVEEAKFQVEEILKREFNKSFELQVIEPPPKFVFRVMSDPVVYTAISVINALQRSGRHFLYVSPHWMTQDNKYQVHTVLQFVPGHIDVRLCDFSERIEQGLTMAFAEVCQRSKASTNFTVHIMNITMAVPKNLELGRYPVDITFTVQSPQGYLMGSEVSIALMKLTKVEFSYYMSFPVLQIAEPFHYPKLNMSQSLRSSWVRTVLLGVPDSEVGQRTFQANIERRVAMLLGEAMGLVRRVKRATDVGNSSVQVVSMNRPVGADHPLEVVYFVERPDGQRVPAVEMANILNSLDVQKAAIILGYRVEGILAQPVEKMPSSPSDTENPNMWIIIGVVIPLLLVMIIIAILYWKLCRIDKLEFQPDAMASIQQRQKALPQHERAIDFSKDEEEWTYEEEEAEYEDEENEEEEITVKNRKGTLTLKSKDITSSEEEEEEEEEDEEDDEGVYDEEEEDEETKKSETKPFKAEATNGVKYKAVQKRSEKIQNEERMTVASKERRGKQELQAPSVKGFDFAKLHLGQHNKDDVMVVQESVPAGPLPISDKEGPSPSQNGDVPTPISKNSASSTRASRSFRRRERISPSDGDSVVSDRSSGRESTEENLRAQATPSDSKQTRKNKIGPPPTNGLNEQTSSASIFEHVDRMSRATDVSRRLPNKVQLIAMQPMTLPPLNSHTATGKLPETNKINKEIQVAMRQKSEIEHHRNKIRLRAKRKGHYDFPAMDDVDLADTKDQDHIYHKTQMQMDKILDQNAQISSIFNEPQKGARGRRSPKQRMKEQSNGRLTDADKDHLITEDTEAVYRKYPGVNNVAYVSDPDQAPGLTHRSPSPTDEVFVDPTSSPPGHAPPPPPYMPPQPSIEEARQQMHSLLDDAFALVSPTSQGSSAGVTLPGVNVNTSDSSPPGRGVRPWGTSHQPLGPSYTGKFSDLSVSPPLVQGLIPRQDRGLSYLSPVEAAGPGEHLQLDSLYSSRGLYADELPTSARPRPVGGTTGAQLHHLTQVGLSSRINGYPVGFRGYPGWTDRQNGGISWNNYHEDSYCRVLPDNSAMARSALREPSATPAHLDVGAGYLSAPLSLDATPPTQSSASLIKAIREELLRLSQKQGYHS from the exons ATGAGTCTCTATCAGTTTCTACACACCACGGCAACGGATTTCTTGGAGATGTTTCGAGTCCAACAAGGCCATCGCTATCACCCTCGCCACCCTTTCTTACTCCAGTCATAGGGAAGGAAAACTCTCCTGGCACTCAACAACTAGTTTCTCAACCCCAACATGAATCCTTCACTCTAAGTGATTTCAATGCAAAAGAATTACAGCCTCTTTATACTCCATCATTGCATCCATCTCAACTTGTTTTGGGATCCTTTTCACAATTAGAGGAATCTAAAGTTTCAAGAGACTGGAAGGTGGCCTGGATAAATTCTGCCAAACAAACTCTTTTGCAAACTCCTTCAGTATCTCTGATGCAAACTCAGTTAATTTCTTCAAGGCCTCCCGCTTTTGAAAAGTCAACAGTAACACAGCGTAGTTTTAGAAAAGAAGAAATCAGTGATCCAAAAAAACCACATACAGCAACGACCTCACTACCTGGTGAACAAAGTGGCACACTAGATTTTAGGAACACTTCATCAGATGAATATTATATTCTAGATCATGTCTTAAGACACCCTACAAAGGGTCCAACAATAAAGCATGAAAACTATCCACGTACAAGTGGTTCCCCAATCCCAGAGAATAAACCAGAGAACATTCGTCCCAAACCATATGAGATTTCATCCCCAAGTGACCATCTGCTTTTCATGGACTCTCAACTTATTTCCCCATCATCTGAGCCAACAGAAGAAGTTCCACCAGATGACTTCTACCCCACCAATAGCATGGACTTCGACTGGGGGAGTGGAGATTATTTGGAGACGATAGCATTCAATCCTGAAGAAGCGGACTACTCTCTGGCCACCAAGGTTCTCGATACGTACGATCAAGAGGACAATAGAGAACATTACAACACAGCCTTTCCGTCCAGGGTGGGCACATCCCTTTCGTCCTTGCATCATCTTCATATCTTGCCGTCTTCAAGCCCAATGACAATGTATTCAACCCACTTACTTCGAACATCAATGGATGCCTCTTATCCTTCTCCATTTCACTTCACTGTAGCTCACACACAAGAGGTTACTGCCACAATTAGCAGTGAGACATTAGAAGCATCAGATGGCATAGATTGGCCAGATACTTACAGTATTCAACCGACCGATGTGCTATTACCTGACATGAACAGCTTAGAGTATTACACCACACAGCTGACTAAGGAGAAGTCTGCTTCCAAGAGTAAAGCTGAACAAAGAGGGAACATCACTGTGCTGCCCATCAGTCCTTCAGACATCACGCCCAGCAGCAGCATTACCACTGATGTAAAATTAATTGAGGATGACTCCTATAGTGGTTTGTCAGAATTTGAACCTCATGGTGAGACAACTGTCACAAGAACAGAGATTTTCAATAGCTCAAAGCTTGATGGCCCCTCCTCCCTCTGGGCAACGCACATGTCAACTGCAGATTGGTCTGCAGGTACTCATACAGTTGGCCTGCACAGCTCTGTTGTTATACTACCCAGTTCTACAGAATTGTTGCCAGATGATGTAATGTCCTCCTTTTCTCTCACTGATGTCCAGTGGTTCGTCACAGAGGTCTTCCCACTAAGTACTACCCTACACCCTACTTCAGTCTTCACTGCAACAATAGCGTTTTCCTCTGGACCTGCTGAGCATCCTTTAACTGAAAAAGCATTCAACATCACCTCAGTTTCATCCAATGAGTCCTTAACCTCTCCTGTGATGTTGGGTGATCAGGGAGTGACTAAAGATGAATTTGACAATCCAGCCACGATGACCTTGATCCCAACCAACAGTGAAGCTAGTACCTTCTCACCCATAGCCGCATCTCCAAATGCCAACACAAGTTCTCATCAAACTGACAACGTTACCCCTGTCATGGGTAATGAGTGGCAGATTACAACTCAGACATCCAGACAGTACCTCTGCAATATTGAGAAGCCCGAGTATTTAATCACAATAG GTTTGCCATCTGGGACCAAAgttgaagaggccaaatttcaaGTCGAAGAGATTCTGAAGCGGGAATTCAACAAATCGTTTGAGTTACAG GTTATAGAGCCACCACCAAAGTTTGTATTTCGGGTCATGTCCGATCCAGTTGTGTACACAGCCATATCTGTCATCAACGCCTTACAAAGGTCAGGACGCCACTTCCTGTATGTGTCGCCTCACTGGATGACACAAGACAATAAATATCAAGTACACACAG TGCTTCAGTTTGTTCCAGGTCACATTGATGTACGACTTTGCGACTTCAGTGAGCGCATTGAGCAAGGTTTGACCATGGCCTTTGCAGAAGTGTGTCAGCGCTCCAAGGCGTCAACCAATTTCACAGTGCAT ATAATGAATATTACCATGGCTGTTCCTAAAAATCTGGAACTGGGGAGGTACCCAGTAGACATCACCTTCACTGTGCAGAGCCCCCAGGGTTATCTAATGGGATCAGAGGTCAGCATTGCTCTAATGAAGCTCACCAAGGTGGAATTCAGCTATTACATGAGCTTCCCTGTCTTGCAGATCGCAGAGC CCTTTCATTATCCAAAGTTAAACATGAGCCAGTCCCTTCGCTCCTCCTGGGTGAGAACAG TTCTCTTGGGAGTGCCGGACAGTGAAGTGGGCCAGAGGACCTTTCAAGCCAACATCGAGCGTAGGGTGGCCATGCTACTTGGGGAAGCCATGGGACTAGTCAGACGTGTCAAGAGAGCCACCGACGTTGGCAATAGCAGCGTTCAG GTTGTGAGCATGAACCGGCCTGTAGGTGCGGACCATCCCTTGGAAGTTGTGTATTTTGTGGAGCGCCCCGATGGCCAGAGGGTTCCTGCTGTTGAAATGGCCAACATTCTCAACAGCTTGGATGTCCAAAAAGCGGCCATCATCTTGGGGTATCGTGTTGAGGGCATTTTGGCACAAC CTGTGGAGAAGATGCCGTCGTCACCTTCTGACACTGAGAACCCCAACATGTGGATTATCATCGGAGTGGTGATTCCTCTCTTGctggtcatgatcatcattgccaTCCTCTACTGGAAATTGTGTCGGATAGACAAGCTGGAGTTCCAACCAGATGCCATGGCATCCATCCAGCAGAGACAGAAG GCACTACCTCAACATGAGAGGGCTATTGATTTTAGTAAAGACGAAGAGGAGTGGACATATGAGGAGGAAGAAGCGGAGTATGAAGATGAAGAGAATGAGGAGGAGGAAATCACTGTTAAAAACAGAAAG GGAACACTCACTCTAAAGAGCAAAGACATTACAagcagtgaggaggaggaggaagaagaggaggaggatgaggaagacGATGAAGGAGTttatgatgaggaggaggaagacgaagaaacgaAGAAGTCTGAAACAAAACCATTCAAAGCAGAAGCAACGAATGGAGTAAAATACAAGGCAGTACAAAAGAGAAGTGAGAAGATACAGAACGAAGAGAGAATGACAGTCGCCTCCAAAGAGAGGCGGGGCAAGCAGGAG TTACAGGCCCCCAGTGTGAAAGGCTTTGACTTTGCTAAGCTGCATCTTGGCCAGCACAACAAAGATGATGTTATGGTGGTCCAGGAATCTGTCCCAGCAGGGCCTCTGCCCATTTCAGATAAGGAAGGCCCTAGTCCTTCCCAGAATGGGGATGTCCCTACCCCCATATCCAAAAACTCTGCTTCCTCAACCAGAGCGTCCCGCAGCTTTCGAAGACGAGAGAG GATCTCACCATCAGACGGTGATTCCGTGGTGAGTGACCGCTCCAGTGGGCGCGAGTCAACTGAGGAGAACCTGAGAGCCCAGGCCACACCCAGTGACAGCAAGCAGACAC GCAAAAATAAAATTG GTCCTCCTCCTACAAATGGCCTCAATGAACAGACGTCATCTGCCTCCATATTTGAACATGTTGACCGAATGTCGCGGGCCACAGACGTAAGCCGAAGACTACCCAACAAAGTGCAGCTTATTGCTATGCAACCTATGACGCTCCCACCCCTCAACAGCCACACTGCCACTGGCAAATTGCCTGAGACCAACAAAATCAACAAGGAG ATCCAAGTAGCAATGAGGCAGAAATCAGAGATTGAGCATCATCGAAACAAGATCCGCCTGCGTGCCAAGAGGAAGGGTCACTATGATTTTCCTGCAATGGATGACGTAGACCTTGCGGACACCAAAGACCAGGATCACATTTACCATAAAACACAGATGCAGATGGATAAGATCCTGGATCAAAATGCACAGATTTCCTCCATCTTCAATGAACCGCAAAAAGG TGCTCGAGGGAGGCGTTCTCCAAAACAGAGGATGAAGGAGCAGTCAAATGGAAGATTGACAGATGCAGACAAAGATCACCTCATCACTGAAGACACTGAAGCTGTTTATAGGAAATATCCTGGGGTGAACAACGTGGCTTATGTA TCGGACCCTGACCAAGCCCCGGGGTTGACCCACAGAAGCCCATCCCCCACAGATGAAGTCTTTGTAGATCCCACTTCCTCACCTCCTGGACATGCACCTCCACCACCACCCTACATGCCTCCCCAGCCCTCCATTGAAGAGGCGCGTCAGCAGATGcattcgctgctggatgacgccTTTGCCCTGGTGTCACCCACTTCCCAGGGCAGTTCGGCAGGGGTGACTCTTCCAGGGGTCAATGTCAATACTTCTGATTCCAGCCCTCCAGGCCGTGGCGTCCGACCTTGGGGCACCTCCCATCAACCCCTTGGCCCTTCTTACACTGGT AAATTCAGCGACCTGAGTGTGTCTCCTCCTCTGGTTCAAGGCTTAATACCAAG GCAGGACCGTGGTCTGAGTTACCTATCCCCAGTAGAGGCAGCAGGGCCCGGGGAGCATCTCCAGCTCGACAGCCTTTACTCCAGCAGAGGCCTCTATGCCGACGAGCTGCCTACATCGGCTCGGCCGCGGCCAGTAGGAGGCACTACAG gcgcccagcttcatcatcttacacaggttggtctgTCCAGCCGTATAAATGGCTATCCCGTCGGGTTCAGGGGTTATCCAGGATGGACAGATAGACAGAATGGAGGCATCAGCTGGAACAACTACCATGAGGACAGTTACTGCAGAGTACTACCAGATAACAGTGCA ATGGCCAGAAGTGCCCTCAGAGAGCCGTCAGCTACCCCCGCTCACCTCGACGTTGGGGCAGGCTACCTTTCTGCCCCTCTCTCACTGGATGCGACCCCTCCCACGCAGTCTTCCGCCTCCTTAATCAAGGCCATCCGTGAGGAACTTTTACGCCTGTCGCagaaacagggttaccacagctgA